One Natrinema marinum genomic window carries:
- a CDS encoding PQQ-dependent sugar dehydrogenase — translation MQTTHSRRRFLAVAAAATAGVGGFATRSSTAGQESDDRSNALAQVPETVGLEPVIDGLRFPVAVEFAPDANRRYVAERDGRVWVHEQDGRRDEPLLDLRETVLSGGERGLLGMALHPDFGENRRLFVHFSAPRQSGTPREFDHTGVLAAFEVTEDGRRVKGDSDHVVLEIPQPANFHNGGGLAFGPNGFLYVGIGAGGGGGGGGQDVTTDFLGSVLRIDVDERSADRRYAVPEDNPLVGREGLDEYYAWGFRNPWRLSFDGEDCFVADVGESDYEEVNLVEAGGNYGWNVREGTHCYKADDCPERPPDAVGGSERFRDPIIEYPHPPADAAVSGVSVIGGYVYRGAALPGLEGAYVFGDLVPRGRLFAAVRSDDGDLWSTTAVRVADGATPERLISFGRDGDGELYALGAGGDGGGVFRVVSAR, via the coding sequence ATGCAGACGACTCACAGCCGACGGCGGTTCCTCGCGGTCGCGGCCGCCGCGACCGCGGGTGTCGGCGGATTCGCGACTCGGTCGAGTACCGCCGGCCAGGAGTCGGACGACCGATCGAACGCGCTCGCCCAAGTACCGGAGACGGTCGGACTCGAGCCGGTTATCGACGGCCTGCGGTTCCCGGTCGCCGTCGAGTTCGCACCCGACGCGAACCGCCGGTACGTCGCCGAGCGCGACGGCCGCGTGTGGGTCCACGAACAGGACGGCCGCCGAGACGAGCCCCTCCTTGATCTGCGCGAAACGGTGCTCTCCGGTGGCGAGCGCGGATTGCTAGGCATGGCGTTGCATCCCGACTTCGGCGAGAACCGGCGGCTGTTCGTCCACTTCAGCGCACCTCGTCAGTCCGGTACGCCGCGGGAGTTCGACCACACGGGCGTCCTCGCGGCGTTCGAGGTGACCGAGGACGGGAGGCGGGTGAAAGGCGACTCCGACCACGTCGTCCTCGAGATCCCCCAGCCAGCGAACTTTCACAACGGTGGCGGACTTGCGTTCGGGCCGAACGGATTCCTCTACGTCGGCATCGGCGCGGGGGGCGGCGGTGGCGGAGGTGGTCAGGACGTGACGACGGATTTTCTGGGGAGCGTCCTCCGCATCGACGTCGACGAGCGGTCGGCCGACCGACGGTACGCCGTTCCGGAGGACAACCCGCTCGTCGGCCGCGAGGGGCTCGACGAGTACTACGCGTGGGGCTTTCGCAACCCCTGGCGACTGTCCTTCGACGGCGAGGACTGCTTCGTCGCGGACGTCGGCGAGAGCGACTACGAGGAGGTGAACCTCGTCGAAGCAGGCGGGAACTACGGCTGGAACGTCAGAGAGGGGACCCACTGCTACAAGGCCGACGACTGCCCGGAACGGCCGCCCGACGCTGTCGGGGGCAGCGAACGGTTCCGCGATCCGATCATCGAGTACCCGCATCCGCCGGCCGACGCGGCAGTCAGCGGCGTCTCGGTCATCGGTGGCTACGTCTATCGCGGCGCGGCACTGCCGGGGCTCGAGGGCGCGTACGTCTTCGGCGACCTCGTACCGCGAGGGCGGCTGTTCGCCGCCGTCCGATCCGACGACGGCGACCTGTGGTCCACGACGGCCGTTCGGGTCGCCGACGGTGCGACTCCCGAACGACTGATTTCGTTCGGCCGGGACGGCGATGGGGAACTGTACGCGCTCGGAGCCGGTGGCGACGGTGGCGGCGTCTTCCGCGTCGTTTCGGCCCGGTGA
- a CDS encoding DUF7577 domain-containing protein — MNDPGSSALVGRLLVAVFVMIAPTLCFLGLVRGLERLRDDDLVNEWARTRGYDGDCEITASDDVLSALATELGAEADGSSTVRCGACGTRNRPGVSYCHGCQQRLSS, encoded by the coding sequence ATGAACGATCCGGGATCGTCCGCGCTCGTCGGCCGCCTCCTCGTCGCGGTCTTCGTGATGATCGCCCCGACGCTGTGCTTCTTGGGACTGGTCCGGGGCCTCGAGCGCCTGCGCGACGACGACCTCGTCAACGAGTGGGCCCGCACGCGAGGATACGACGGCGACTGCGAGATCACGGCCTCTGACGACGTGCTCTCCGCGCTCGCGACCGAATTGGGTGCCGAGGCGGATGGCTCGTCGACCGTCCGGTGTGGGGCGTGTGGGACGCGAAATCGGCCCGGCGTGAGCTACTGTCACGGCTGTCAGCAGCGGCTCTCGTCGTAG
- a CDS encoding SDR family NAD(P)-dependent oxidoreductase: MTNLDDETIIVTGASKGLGRSMALHLSALGANVVFTARSEDELEIVADEAAGETLVAPADVRDADAVDAVVESTLERFGAVDTLINNAGVSGLSFGEERRLLVETDEAEWDRIMDVNVKGVYLFTKRVLEAMLEGGQESGNILNVSSGLGRHAVPGAAAYITSKWGLEGFTQAVALETEDEGINVNAIDPGGRVNTRIWGHLPDDEREEILQPDVMDDAAALLAAQGADGVTGESMTATEWEERLE; encoded by the coding sequence ATGACGAATCTAGACGACGAGACGATCATCGTGACCGGCGCGAGCAAAGGATTGGGCCGTTCGATGGCGCTCCACCTCTCGGCGCTCGGGGCGAACGTCGTCTTCACGGCCCGCAGTGAGGACGAACTCGAGATCGTGGCCGACGAGGCGGCGGGCGAGACGCTGGTCGCGCCGGCGGACGTGCGCGACGCCGACGCGGTCGACGCGGTCGTCGAGTCGACGCTCGAGCGGTTCGGGGCCGTCGACACGTTGATCAACAACGCCGGCGTCTCGGGGCTCAGCTTCGGCGAGGAACGGCGATTGCTCGTCGAGACGGACGAGGCGGAGTGGGACCGGATCATGGACGTCAACGTCAAGGGCGTCTATCTGTTCACGAAGCGTGTCCTCGAGGCGATGCTCGAGGGCGGTCAGGAGTCCGGGAACATCCTCAACGTCTCCTCCGGTCTCGGTCGGCACGCGGTCCCCGGCGCCGCGGCGTACATCACCTCGAAGTGGGGGCTCGAGGGCTTTACACAGGCCGTGGCGCTCGAGACCGAAGACGAAGGAATCAACGTCAACGCGATCGATCCCGGCGGTCGCGTCAACACGCGCATCTGGGGCCACCTGCCCGACGACGAGCGCGAAGAAATCCTGCAACCCGACGTGATGGACGACGCGGCCGCGTTGCTCGCAGCGCAGGGCGCGGACGGCGTCACCGGCGAGTCGATGACCGCGACAGAGTGGGAAGAGCGACTCGAGTAA
- a CDS encoding CARDB domain-containing protein, whose protein sequence is MDGTRAGKARRSSRQIRVPVREAADGGIPLQFVDRAGSRPVKRPNGNRSGVRTGYSMKRQAIVGGIVVALLLLAGCAGQGGAADVGVTVSDTGDKVFAGTQYNVSATVANDGDIAANETIELVVDGESVATETVSLEPGAARTVTLTHTFDRGGEYAVGVADWESTVTVFEDPLTDAEAAMADIDSYGTEERWTMDLDISGNVSGEFNANRTGSRRYDRVDETARFERTDRVAILGHNVTTLEEVWYADGVRYSRERVRGESGYEYEASETSFKDVAVAYDLGFEAYDESDGRKADGEEWGISVVNRTEPEIRGDTIVYTADLSGVVTLYQGFAPAGVMSSIDGLSVEFGIDTETRRLTYQTTTMTVDGLRLGNGAVADGTVTRHIEFVEYGEPVEISVPQTVIDETDR, encoded by the coding sequence TTGGACGGCACGCGGGCCGGAAAGGCACGCCGGTCCTCCCGCCAAATCCGTGTGCCGGTCCGTGAGGCGGCCGACGGCGGCATCCCACTCCAATTCGTCGATCGAGCCGGTAGCCGACCAGTCAAAAGACCGAACGGTAATAGGAGCGGCGTTCGAACGGGGTACTCGATGAAACGACAAGCGATCGTCGGGGGTATCGTCGTCGCACTCCTGTTACTGGCAGGGTGCGCGGGGCAGGGCGGAGCAGCCGATGTCGGCGTGACGGTCTCCGACACGGGAGACAAGGTGTTTGCAGGGACCCAGTACAACGTCTCCGCGACCGTCGCAAACGACGGGGATATCGCTGCCAACGAGACGATCGAGCTCGTCGTCGACGGGGAGTCGGTCGCCACAGAGACGGTATCGCTCGAGCCGGGCGCGGCCCGGACGGTAACGCTGACGCACACCTTCGACCGCGGCGGCGAGTACGCGGTCGGCGTCGCCGACTGGGAATCGACCGTCACCGTCTTCGAGGACCCGCTCACAGACGCCGAAGCGGCGATGGCCGACATCGACTCGTACGGCACCGAAGAGCGGTGGACGATGGACCTCGATATCAGTGGAAACGTGTCGGGCGAGTTCAACGCGAACAGAACGGGCAGCCGTCGGTACGACCGCGTCGACGAGACGGCCCGGTTCGAGCGAACGGATCGAGTAGCGATTCTCGGTCACAACGTCACGACGCTCGAGGAGGTGTGGTACGCAGACGGCGTCAGATACAGCAGAGAGCGAGTGCGAGGGGAGAGCGGATACGAGTACGAAGCCAGCGAGACGTCGTTCAAGGACGTCGCCGTCGCGTACGACCTCGGGTTCGAAGCCTACGACGAGAGCGACGGCCGGAAGGCGGACGGCGAGGAGTGGGGTATTTCGGTCGTGAACCGGACCGAGCCGGAGATCAGAGGCGATACGATCGTATACACGGCCGATCTGAGCGGAGTGGTGACCCTCTATCAGGGGTTCGCGCCCGCGGGAGTGATGTCGTCCATCGACGGACTCTCCGTCGAGTTCGGCATCGATACGGAGACGCGTCGGCTCACGTACCAGACGACGACGATGACGGTCGACGGGTTGCGACTCGGGAACGGAGCCGTCGCCGACGGGACGGTGACCAGACACATCGAGTTCGTCGAGTACGGAGAGCCCGTCGAGATCAGCGTACCACAGACCGTTATCGACGAAACGGATCGATAG
- a CDS encoding phosphoadenosine phosphosulfate reductase family protein: MAENFPDYIDVDYEDGDGEDPEDYPHIQDKIEKAIEVTREGLEEYENPAVMWTGGKDSTLTLYFIKEVADRFDLEVPPAVFIDHFQHFDEIHDFVDHWADEWDLEVIYARNEDVGAYAEEHDLEPGDDIDISELSEHNQHHVRDILEYEEDEFPFLLDTYVGNHLLKTVALNDALEEYDIDGVISGVRWDEQEARADETFFSPRHDPDIYPPHDRIQPILQFDEAAVWEAFWNFVVPDTVENFPEEGYVPESDDDLPEGVDQDDVPISPKYFAGFRSLGSEVSTEKSDQEPAWLQDLEGTTERAGRAQDKEDLMERLRDLGYM, from the coding sequence ATGGCCGAGAACTTCCCCGACTACATCGACGTCGACTACGAGGACGGCGACGGCGAAGATCCGGAAGACTATCCGCACATTCAGGACAAAATCGAGAAAGCGATCGAGGTCACCCGCGAGGGTCTCGAGGAGTACGAGAACCCTGCCGTGATGTGGACCGGTGGCAAGGACTCGACGCTCACGCTGTACTTCATCAAGGAGGTCGCCGACCGCTTCGACCTCGAGGTACCGCCCGCGGTCTTCATCGACCACTTCCAGCACTTCGACGAGATCCACGACTTCGTCGACCACTGGGCCGACGAGTGGGACCTCGAAGTGATCTACGCGCGCAACGAGGACGTGGGCGCGTACGCCGAGGAACACGATCTCGAGCCCGGCGACGACATCGACATCTCGGAGCTCTCCGAGCACAACCAGCACCACGTCCGCGACATCCTCGAGTACGAGGAAGACGAGTTCCCGTTCCTGCTCGACACCTACGTCGGCAACCACCTGCTGAAGACGGTCGCGCTCAACGACGCACTCGAGGAGTACGACATCGATGGCGTCATCTCCGGCGTCCGCTGGGACGAACAGGAGGCCCGCGCCGACGAGACGTTCTTCTCCCCGCGTCACGACCCCGACATCTACCCGCCCCACGACCGCATCCAGCCCATCCTGCAGTTCGACGAGGCCGCCGTCTGGGAGGCCTTCTGGAACTTCGTGGTGCCGGACACCGTCGAGAACTTCCCCGAGGAGGGCTACGTCCCCGAGAGCGACGACGACCTCCCCGAGGGCGTTGACCAGGACGACGTGCCGATCTCGCCGAAGTACTTCGCCGGCTTCCGCTCGCTGGGCAGCGAGGTCAGCACCGAGAAGAGCGACCAGGAACCCGCCTGGCTGCAGGACCTCGAGGGGACGACCGAGCGCGCGGGCCGCGCCCAGGACAAGGAAGACCTGATGGAGCGCCTGCGCGATCTGGGCTACATGTAG
- a CDS encoding DUF7333 family protein gives MEFDLPTTAAAFIAVIAIGVVGLIAAPMMQTDTVLTMVAPSMIVFALIMFGLGLKHGEYRTVGR, from the coding sequence ATGGAATTCGACCTTCCCACGACCGCTGCCGCGTTCATCGCCGTGATCGCGATCGGCGTCGTCGGTCTGATCGCCGCACCGATGATGCAGACCGACACCGTACTGACGATGGTCGCACCGTCGATGATCGTGTTCGCGCTCATCATGTTCGGTCTCGGACTCAAACACGGCGAGTACCGCACGGTGGGCCGTTAA
- a CDS encoding aldo/keto reductase: protein MATEDADAIAPGTCPTANGMPMLGLGTWENDDAEQCAESVQTALETGYRHIDTAQAYRNEDAVGDGIAAADVDREEVFLATKVWISKLGRDDVLESARDSLDRLGVDYVDLLYVHWPSGEYDPEETLSALSELHEEGLIENVGVSNFLPENLEVAVDVCDAPIFANQVELHPMLPQEEIREACDNYDIDVVGYSPLARGQVFNQPEIQAVAEKHDVTEAQVSLAWAREKGVTTIPKATGAEHIRDNWESLTVELDREDINKIDAIDETSREVDPDFAPWN, encoded by the coding sequence ATGGCAACAGAAGACGCCGACGCGATCGCGCCGGGAACCTGCCCGACCGCCAACGGCATGCCGATGCTCGGACTCGGCACGTGGGAGAACGACGACGCCGAGCAGTGCGCCGAGAGCGTGCAAACGGCCCTCGAGACGGGCTACCGGCACATCGACACCGCCCAAGCCTACCGAAACGAGGACGCGGTCGGCGACGGCATCGCGGCCGCGGATGTCGACCGCGAGGAGGTTTTCCTCGCGACCAAGGTCTGGATCTCGAAGCTGGGACGCGACGACGTTCTCGAGTCCGCGCGCGACAGCCTCGACCGGCTCGGCGTCGACTATGTCGACCTGCTGTACGTCCACTGGCCGTCCGGCGAGTACGACCCCGAGGAGACGCTGTCGGCCCTCTCGGAACTGCACGAGGAGGGCCTGATCGAGAACGTCGGGGTCAGCAACTTCCTCCCCGAAAACCTCGAGGTCGCCGTCGACGTCTGCGACGCGCCGATCTTCGCGAATCAGGTCGAATTGCACCCGATGCTTCCCCAAGAGGAGATCCGTGAGGCCTGCGACAACTACGATATCGATGTCGTCGGCTACTCGCCGCTGGCCCGCGGGCAGGTGTTCAATCAGCCCGAGATTCAGGCGGTCGCAGAGAAACACGATGTTACGGAGGCGCAGGTCAGCCTCGCCTGGGCGCGCGAGAAGGGTGTGACGACGATTCCGAAGGCGACCGGCGCGGAGCACATCCGCGACAACTGGGAGTCGCTGACCGTGGAACTCGACCGGGAGGACATCAACAAGATCGACGCGATCGACGAGACGAGCCGCGAGGTCGACCCCGACTTCGCCCCCTGGAACTGA
- a CDS encoding amidase, with protein MSRETDLTRLAAAELADRIRTGDVTATEAVEAHLERIDDLDDEINAYVTVCADHAREAAAEADRALEDGDDVGPLHGVPLALKDLGSEKEGIRHTYGSALFSDHVADRTAAIVERLENAGAIVIGKTNTPELGHKGTTDNEVIGATASPIDTDLNAGGSSGGSAAALGARMAPIATGSDAGGSLRIPAAACGVYGFKPTFGLVPDDGRPSAFGRELQHTTKGPMTRTVEDAALMLSVMDGPHSADPNSVPIDIDYLDALERPIDDYRIAYSPDLDVFPVAEEVRAVVDDAVEALADAGATVEEISLDHGYSMADLSEAALPAYTSSVLESATIVEEAHGVDFWERSDEVSDSLLAMLHIADEHGPADVARSGIVRTGVYDAVEDVLADYDLLAAPTLSSADVELHADLGAEAWEWPMTWPFNWTGHPVASAPAGLTERGGPVGLQLIGRRFADDDILAASAALERERPWNYLYE; from the coding sequence ATGTCACGCGAGACGGACCTGACGCGACTCGCTGCGGCGGAACTCGCCGACCGAATTCGGACCGGGGACGTAACGGCAACCGAAGCCGTCGAAGCCCACCTCGAGCGGATCGACGATCTGGACGACGAGATCAACGCCTACGTGACGGTCTGTGCGGACCACGCGCGCGAAGCCGCCGCCGAGGCAGACCGGGCGCTCGAGGACGGCGACGACGTGGGGCCGCTCCACGGCGTCCCGCTGGCGCTGAAAGACCTCGGCTCGGAGAAGGAAGGGATCCGCCACACGTACGGCTCGGCGCTGTTTTCGGACCACGTCGCCGATCGGACGGCGGCGATCGTCGAGCGCCTCGAGAACGCCGGCGCGATCGTGATCGGGAAGACGAACACGCCGGAGCTGGGCCACAAAGGGACGACCGACAACGAGGTGATCGGCGCGACGGCGTCGCCGATCGACACCGATCTGAACGCGGGCGGCTCCTCCGGGGGGTCGGCGGCGGCCCTCGGCGCTCGTATGGCTCCGATCGCGACCGGCAGCGACGCGGGCGGCTCGCTGCGCATCCCGGCCGCGGCCTGCGGCGTCTACGGCTTCAAACCGACGTTCGGACTGGTTCCCGACGACGGCCGACCGAGCGCGTTCGGCCGGGAGCTCCAGCACACGACGAAGGGGCCGATGACCCGCACCGTAGAAGACGCCGCGCTCATGCTGTCGGTGATGGATGGCCCGCACTCGGCCGACCCCAACAGCGTTCCGATCGATATCGACTATCTGGACGCGCTCGAGCGGCCGATCGACGACTACCGGATCGCCTACAGCCCCGACCTCGACGTTTTCCCGGTCGCCGAGGAGGTGCGAGCAGTCGTCGACGACGCGGTCGAGGCGCTCGCCGACGCCGGCGCGACGGTCGAGGAGATCTCGCTCGACCACGGCTACTCGATGGCCGACCTGAGCGAGGCCGCGCTGCCGGCGTATACGAGTTCCGTTCTCGAGAGCGCGACGATCGTCGAGGAGGCCCATGGCGTCGACTTCTGGGAGCGGTCCGACGAGGTCTCCGACAGTCTGCTCGCGATGCTCCACATCGCCGACGAGCACGGCCCCGCGGACGTCGCCCGGTCCGGTATCGTCCGAACGGGCGTGTACGACGCCGTCGAAGACGTACTGGCCGACTACGACCTGCTCGCGGCACCGACGCTCTCGAGCGCCGACGTGGAGTTGCACGCCGACCTCGGCGCCGAGGCCTGGGAGTGGCCGATGACCTGGCCGTTCAACTGGACCGGCCACCCGGTCGCCTCCGCGCCCGCCGGGCTGACCGAGCGCGGCGGTCCCGTCGGCCTCCAGCTCATCGGCCGCCGATTCGCCGACGACGACATCCTCGCGGCGAGCGCGGCCCTCGAGCGCGAGCGTCCGTGGAATTACCTGTACGAGTGA
- a CDS encoding ribonuclease HI family protein — MTDDSLPAERLSSPAALVDDVLAGVGYEVAAATDAIDDAVPGYGGLFDPATTPAELRPALEDLLASGLSRPPIPEPSSDTFVLYVDGSSRGNPGPAGAGAVIADATGDELARLGRPVGSRTGNNTAEYVALQLGLSELLARYEPRRLEVRIDSMTVIRDVWGGDDPTEPGVETYSEAVTAALSSIPEHEYTHLADSDPNPADALATVGADIAAFGPG, encoded by the coding sequence GTGACCGACGACTCCCTCCCGGCCGAACGGCTCTCGTCGCCTGCCGCGCTCGTCGACGATGTACTCGCGGGCGTGGGCTACGAGGTGGCGGCCGCTACCGACGCTATCGACGACGCAGTCCCCGGCTACGGCGGCCTCTTCGACCCCGCGACTACCCCGGCCGAGTTGCGTCCCGCACTCGAGGACCTGCTGGCGTCGGGACTCTCCCGGCCGCCCATCCCCGAGCCGTCGAGCGACACGTTCGTCCTCTACGTCGACGGGAGTTCACGCGGCAACCCCGGCCCCGCAGGTGCGGGCGCCGTCATCGCGGACGCTACGGGGGACGAACTCGCCCGTCTCGGCCGCCCCGTCGGCTCCAGAACGGGGAACAACACCGCCGAGTACGTCGCCCTCCAGCTCGGGCTCTCGGAACTGTTGGCTCGCTACGAGCCGCGCCGGCTGGAAGTGCGAATCGATTCGATGACGGTCATCCGAGACGTCTGGGGCGGCGACGACCCCACGGAGCCGGGCGTCGAGACGTACAGCGAGGCCGTCACGGCGGCGCTGTCGAGCATCCCGGAACACGAGTATACGCATCTGGCCGACAGCGATCCGAACCCCGCCGACGCGCTGGCGACAGTAGGCGCCGATATCGCGGCGTTCGGGCCCGGATAG
- a CDS encoding proteasome assembly chaperone family protein: protein MAEVRLQGPEAELENPTLVEGFPGVGLVGKIATDHLIDELEMRYYASVHCEGLARIGVYRGGDRTARPPVRLYVSEEHDLLALQSDAPIASAAVERVADCLTGWIVEQGATPIYLSGLPAERDDERPALYGVATGDGGDRLEAADIPIPTEDGVITGPTGALINAAAREDFDSLALVVQCDPQFPDPEAASVLLEDGIGPLAGLEVDVGELVDHAEEIRAKRERLAHQMQSIDRDESSQAQPLRMYQ from the coding sequence ATGGCAGAAGTTCGCTTGCAGGGTCCGGAGGCAGAACTCGAGAATCCGACGCTCGTCGAGGGCTTTCCCGGCGTCGGCCTCGTCGGGAAGATCGCGACCGACCACCTGATCGACGAACTCGAGATGCGTTACTACGCCAGCGTCCACTGCGAGGGACTGGCGCGAATCGGCGTCTACCGCGGCGGCGACCGGACCGCGCGCCCGCCGGTGCGCCTCTACGTGAGCGAGGAACACGATCTGCTCGCGCTCCAGAGCGACGCCCCGATCGCGTCTGCGGCGGTCGAGCGCGTCGCCGACTGTCTGACCGGCTGGATCGTCGAGCAGGGTGCTACCCCGATCTATCTCAGCGGGCTTCCCGCCGAGCGAGACGACGAGCGGCCCGCCCTCTACGGCGTCGCGACCGGCGACGGCGGCGACCGACTCGAGGCCGCCGACATTCCGATCCCGACGGAGGACGGCGTCATCACCGGACCGACCGGAGCGCTCATCAACGCCGCCGCCCGCGAGGACTTCGACTCGCTCGCGCTCGTCGTCCAATGTGACCCGCAGTTCCCCGACCCCGAGGCCGCGAGCGTCCTCCTCGAGGACGGGATCGGCCCGCTCGCCGGTCTCGAGGTCGACGTGGGAGAACTCGTCGACCACGCCGAGGAGATCCGCGCGAAACGCGAGCGACTGGCCCATCAGATGCAGTCGATCGATCGCGACGAGAGTTCCCAGGCCCAGCCGTTGCGGATGTACCAGTAG
- a CDS encoding RsmB/NOP family class I SAM-dependent RNA methyltransferase, with protein MEPLERYRSIVDDFDAFLAACERPLGNAVRVNTIKASVERTLAALEEEGVGYEQADWNPRVLDLETDSPGSTWTSFHGFTHGQEEVSAVPPVVLDPEPGERVWDCCAAPGGKATQLAALMDDRGTVVANDNNLGRISALRFNAERLGATSLAVTNADARNYSLERFSFDEFDRTLVDAPCSCEGTIRKNPDALDNWSEGHISSVAGIQKGIIRRAIQATREGGAVVYSTCTFAPEENEAVVQHALDEEDCRVVDFDIGLEHAPGLTAWDGEEFDSSLEHAARIYPHQNDTGGFFVAKLEVTAE; from the coding sequence ATGGAGCCACTCGAGCGGTATCGGTCGATCGTCGACGACTTCGACGCCTTTCTGGCGGCCTGCGAGCGGCCGCTGGGTAACGCCGTCCGCGTGAACACGATCAAGGCCTCGGTCGAGCGAACGCTCGCGGCCCTCGAGGAGGAGGGCGTCGGCTACGAGCAGGCCGACTGGAACCCGCGCGTCTTGGACCTCGAGACGGACTCGCCGGGGTCGACGTGGACTTCCTTCCACGGCTTTACCCACGGCCAGGAGGAGGTCTCCGCGGTGCCGCCGGTCGTCCTCGACCCCGAGCCGGGCGAGCGGGTCTGGGACTGCTGTGCGGCCCCCGGCGGGAAGGCGACCCAGCTCGCGGCGCTGATGGACGACCGCGGGACGGTCGTCGCGAACGATAACAACCTCGGGCGCATCTCGGCGCTACGGTTCAACGCCGAGCGCCTCGGCGCGACCAGCCTCGCCGTGACCAACGCGGACGCGCGTAACTACTCGCTCGAGCGGTTCAGTTTCGACGAATTCGACCGGACGCTCGTCGACGCGCCCTGTTCCTGCGAGGGGACGATCCGGAAGAACCCCGACGCGCTGGACAACTGGTCGGAGGGCCACATCTCTTCCGTCGCGGGAATCCAGAAGGGGATCATCCGGCGGGCGATCCAGGCCACCCGCGAGGGTGGGGCCGTCGTCTACTCGACGTGTACCTTCGCGCCCGAGGAGAACGAGGCCGTCGTCCAGCACGCGTTAGACGAGGAGGATTGCCGCGTCGTCGACTTCGACATCGGGCTCGAGCACGCTCCCGGACTGACTGCGTGGGATGGCGAAGAATTCGACTCGAGCCTCGAGCACGCCGCCCGAATCTATCCCCATCAGAACGATACCGGCGGTTTCTTCGTCGCGAAACTGGAGGTGACCGCCGAATGA
- a CDS encoding DUF7122 family protein, producing MSDGADGSAGDDDSERETNDGQRFDRLPATAAERTVEGRATREDVVEYFADRFAIPPETFDDYTFWEKGAGKIWIYAGEAPTPIEIEAIGMTCLRTRQEHWKPTTDFAQRFGRAATECVIDLEREEARRFVAGEDQEIERWDGDWGYLIAAHEIAGERESLGVGLYVHGELRSMVPKGRQRDLEV from the coding sequence ATGAGCGATGGGGCCGACGGAAGCGCCGGGGACGACGACTCCGAACGGGAGACGAACGACGGGCAGCGGTTCGATCGGCTGCCCGCGACCGCGGCCGAGCGGACCGTCGAGGGCCGGGCCACGCGTGAGGACGTGGTCGAGTACTTCGCGGATCGGTTCGCCATCCCGCCAGAGACGTTCGACGACTACACCTTCTGGGAGAAAGGCGCGGGCAAGATCTGGATCTACGCCGGTGAAGCCCCGACGCCGATCGAGATCGAGGCGATCGGGATGACCTGTCTCCGCACCCGACAGGAACACTGGAAGCCCACGACGGACTTCGCCCAGCGGTTCGGCCGGGCCGCGACCGAGTGCGTGATCGACCTCGAGCGTGAAGAGGCCCGCCGGTTCGTCGCCGGCGAGGACCAGGAGATCGAGCGGTGGGACGGCGACTGGGGATACCTCATCGCGGCACACGAAATCGCCGGCGAGCGCGAATCGCTCGGCGTCGGCCTCTACGTCCACGGCGAACTGCGCTCGATGGTGCCGAAGGGCCGACAGCGCGATCTCGAGGTCTAA
- a CDS encoding four-helix bundle copper-binding protein encodes MPLAALELNDTEQECIDNCFEAVQACEWCADECLDEDMDMSRCIRLCRDVADLASEHARFMARNSSYSTDLAEATADAAEECADECRQHDHDHCQTCADVLDDCVETCRQMI; translated from the coding sequence ATGCCACTAGCAGCACTCGAACTGAACGACACCGAGCAGGAGTGTATCGACAACTGTTTCGAAGCCGTTCAGGCCTGCGAGTGGTGTGCAGACGAGTGTCTCGACGAGGACATGGATATGTCCCGGTGCATCCGCCTCTGTCGGGACGTGGCGGATCTCGCGAGCGAGCACGCCCGCTTCATGGCTCGAAACTCGAGCTACAGCACCGACCTCGCCGAAGCGACCGCCGATGCTGCCGAAGAGTGCGCCGACGAGTGTCGCCAACACGACCACGATCACTGTCAGACCTGCGCCGACGTGCTCGACGACTGCGTCGAAACGTGTCGCCAGATGATATAG